One segment of Triticum aestivum cultivar Chinese Spring chromosome 2A, IWGSC CS RefSeq v2.1, whole genome shotgun sequence DNA contains the following:
- the LOC123190990 gene encoding uncharacterized protein, whose protein sequence is MDRTGNVVLDIESLPQQPDKCCTGSPKMTRALSRKGPNRMERRGGEEQEPDDLAKKVIIKVVPSQLEQIKLPLVHNKTLVTPHCTATAPVLTDSVEGRSKRFNRLTAFHPRRILLFFATLSSVGTMVLIYFTLGITGKVEA, encoded by the exons ATGGACAGGACAGGAAATGTGGTATTGGATATTGAGAGCCTGCCTCAACAACCCGATAAATGCTGCACTGGAAGTCCAAAGATGACT AGAGCCCTGTCGCGTAAGGGTCCAAACCGCATGGAGAGGAGGGGCGGTGAAGAGCAGGAGCCAGATGACTTGGCAAAAAAAGTTATCATTAAAG TTGTTCCATCTCAGTTGGAGCAGATCAAGTTGCCGCTAGTGCACAACAAAACTTTGGTCACTCCACATTGCACTGCCACCGCACCTGTTCTGACTGACTCTGTTGAAGGAAGGTCCAAGAGATTTAATCGACTCACGGCGTTTCATCCGCGCAGAATTCTTCTCTTCTTTGCAACTTT GTCGAGCGTGGGGACGATGGTGCTGATATACTTCACCCTCGGCATCACCGGCAAGGTGGAAGCATAG